The following proteins are encoded in a genomic region of Amphiura filiformis chromosome 18, Afil_fr2py, whole genome shotgun sequence:
- the LOC140139430 gene encoding probable tubulin polyglutamylase ttll-15, protein MKHLLQKRYCRGQMVTSYITDAGHNVSEIHTQIYDAIRSVVYSRKDIIQHILQEKYGSMPSHSCNFFEFTRWDFILGADMKVYLLEANLSPDMSSKGPGHDRTMRNERHLYNVIRTLGADRKSGHANSWLRNSDVLVSAAICYKPMCASCTSEECFLCGHCLTEDHVTILKESFGEHLNRQGMRRLHPMPMTQEESTVKRQQPRTGYMSKLEQLNQVWFQEKCKQNAYWCT, encoded by the exons ATGAAACATCTGCTTCAAAAAAGATATTGCAGAGGGCAAATGGTAACTAGTTACATAACGGATGCAG GCCATAATGTCTCCGAAATACACACCCAGATTTATGATGCCATTCGAAGCGTTGTTTACAGCAGAAAGGATATAATACAACAtatattacaagaaaaatatggTTCCATGCCATCTCATAG CTGTAATTTCTTCGAATTTACAAGGTGGGACTTTATTCTTGGCGCCGATATGAAAGTGTATCTACTTGAG gcCAACCTATCCCCAGATATGTCATCCAAAGGACCTGGACACGACAGAACCATGAGAAACGAACGCCACTTATATAATGTGATACGAACACTTGGGGCTGACAGAAAAAGTGGCCATGCTAACAGTTG GTTACGCAACAGTGACGTTCTGGTGTCCGCAGCCATATGCTATAAACCAATGTGCGCGTCATGCACATCTGAG GAATGTTTTCTTTGTGGGCACTGTCTTACTGAAGATCATGTGACCATATTAAAGGAATCCTTTGGAGAGCATTTAAATAGACAGGGAATGAGACGACTTCATCCAATGCCCATG ACACAAGAGGAGTCGACAGTTAAACGCCAACAACCTAGGACGGGGTATATGTCAAAACTAGAACAGCTAAATCAAGTGTGGTTTCAAGAAAAGTGTAAACAAAATGCGTACTGGTGTACCTAA